From the Solanum stenotomum isolate F172 chromosome 4, ASM1918654v1, whole genome shotgun sequence genome, one window contains:
- the LOC125862709 gene encoding E3 ubiquitin-protein ligase ATL9-like: MKHKMNIFYFVLCLFCVVAKAGTTLDTPSLPPTTLTHPIDPSNVQISPTLAVILACLVLILFAGVFIYMRRMSPDSFDHSLGFHFLRNRPPVSRGLDPEIIKTFPVFVYSDVKSLNLGKSILECAVCLNEFEDEETLRLLPNCHHVFHPECIDAWLAFRTTCPVCRTNLKTKPIKPTDPQHENSVTDTIIDIHMTSVVGPQEVNNASPQKSIDSHNIPNCSNAKRKTPNFLSITRKSPTPTRTNILRMFNRSHSTGHSLIQPGQNCERFTLKLPEDARKRLMELSSSRAYNNGEVLSLERSTSSKGYRFEPGNGRFKFLSTPNLLSNKPGSPKEERSEKEPKNLLRSVKSPLSLLCVTEKEEEMGERSFTYLRSNPSS, encoded by the coding sequence atgaagcataagatgaatatattttatttcgtCTTATGCCTTTTTTGCGTAGTAGCAAAAGCTGGTACAACCTTAGACACACCATCATTACCTCCAACAACGTTAACGCACCCGATAGACCCCTCAAATGTTCAAATCAGTCCAACGTTAGCGGTTATACTTGCTTGTCTCGTATTAATCCTATTCGCAGGTGTCTTCATATATATGCGTCGTATGAGCCCCGATTCCTTCGATCATTCATTAGGATTTCATTTCCTACGAAATCGTCCTCCTGTTAGCCGAGGACTCGACCCCGAGATCATTAAAACATTCCCAGTATTCGTCTATTCAGATGTCAAATCATTAAATTTGGGCAAATCCATCTTAGAATGCGCGGTTTGTTTAAACGAATTCGAAGATGAAGAAACTCTCCGTCTCCTACCAAATTGTCATCATGTTTTTCATCCTGAATGTATTGATGCTTGGCTCGCCTTCCGAACCACTTGCCCCGTCTGCCGAACCAAtctcaaaaccaaaccaattaaACCAACCGATCCTCAACATGAAAATTCAGTTACTGACACAATCATTGATATTCACATGACAAGTGTGGTGGGTCCACAAGAGGTAAATAATGCATCGCCTCAGAAGTCAATAGATAGTCATAATATTCCGAATTGTAGTAATGCAAAAAGGAAAACGCCTAATTTTCTTAGCATTACAAGAAAATCACCAACACCTACACGAACGAATATATTACGTATGTTTAATCGATCACATTCAACGGGTCATTCGTTGATTCAACCGGGTCAAAATTGCGAAAGGTTTACGCTAAAGTTACCGGAGGATGCACGTAAAAGATTGATGGAGTTAAGCTCGAGTAGAGCTTATAATAATGGTGAAGTTTTATCTCTAGAGAGGAGTACTTCATCTAAGGGGTACCGGTTCGAACCGGGAAATGGGCGGTTCAAGTTTTTATCGACTCCGAATTTGTTATCAAATAAACCCGGTTCGCCAAAGGAAGAGAGAAGTGAAAAAGAACCGAAGAATTTGTTGAGGTCCGTTAAGTCGCCGTTAAGTTTGTTATGTGTGACGGAAAAAGAGGAGGAAATGGGAGAAAGATCTTTTACTTATTTAAGATCTAATCCTTCAAGTTAG
- the LOC125862853 gene encoding transcription factor bHLH94-like: MALETVVYPQEQYNGNVCKELYGHEEQESSILDNNLEYISSYNYSMMQNQVKLGDCNNVEENSNNMLFLEGSSANSNSLRCCTKKRKRTCNNKDQRMIHIVVERNRRKQMNDYLTILRSLMPSSYVQRSDQASIIAGAINFVKELEHNLQTLQAQKTLISQLEKSDISSSSLFADFFSFPRYSNCSCESSVAVEKSRPLLMSHDIQVNLVESHVNLKILSKRTKQLMKIVVGLQCLWLTILHLNVTTVHDQIVLYSISTKLEEGCQLTTVEEISHAVSQLLDRIQEEEATASLN, translated from the exons atgGCATTAGAGACAGTGGTTTACCCTCAAGAACAATATAATGGCAATGTTTGTAAAGAATTATATGGCCATGAAGAGCAAGAAAGTTCCATTCTTGACAACAATTTGGAGTACATTTCATCTTATAATTATTCAATGATGCAAAATCAAGTGAAATTAGGAGATTGCAATAATGTTGAGGAGAATAGTAATAATATGCTGTTTTTGGAGGGTTCATCAGcaaattcaaattctttaaGGTGTTGCACGAAGAAAAGGAAACGAACATGTAATAATAAAGACCAGAGAATGATACATATAGTTGTGGAACGAAATCGGCGAAAACAAATGAATGATTATCTTACTATTCTTCGATCTTTGATGCCATCTTCCTACGTTCAAAga TCGGACCAAGCATCAATAATTGCAGGAGCCATAAACTTTGTAAAAGAGCTAGAGCATAATCTCCAAACTCTACAAGCTCAAAAGACATTAATTTCTCAGCTCGAAAAAAGcgatatatcatcatcatctctTTTTGCTGATTTCTTCTCTTTCCCACGATACTCAAATTGTTCATGTGAGTCATCAGTAGCAGTCGAGAAATCTCGACCACTACTGATGAGTCATGACATACAAGTGAACTTAGTAGAGAGTCATGTCAACCTCAAAATACTCTCAAAGAGAACAAAACAACTCATGAAGATAGTAGTTGGCCTTCAATGCTTGTGGCTTACTATTCTTCACCTTAATGTCACTACTGTTCATGACCAAATTGTTCTTTACTCCATCAGCACTAAG CTAGAGGAAGGGTGCCAATTGACAACAGTAGAAGAAATTTCTCATGCTGTTAGCCAATTATTGGATAGAATTCAAGAAGAGGAGGCTACTGCAAGtttaaactaa
- the LOC125862519 gene encoding RING-H2 finger protein ATL54-like, producing MRPRMLFPASNQTTNCHNICDSTCPYGCYPYPNMNYYMTPPIPPPTPIESSNKVVQNILPYIIISIALFVSLFLLVSYYIIIVRNCSNWNRRRTRGEGDNGESINDHPIWYINTMGIETSLINLITIFKYQTGDGLIDGTECSVCLNEFQDDDSLKLLPKCNHAFHIDCIDMWIRSHVNCPLCRAPIISNTVVAPVGSSIIVPISSTNDDIGSIVEMNNNNEAREGEFQENDDHDERNETSKKDVEILQKMRRSVSMDSSIATNIGLQSIKKCVETKRNEGTSSNSRIQRVMDSASSMKRSFSYGGRSFFSKSKRNESCSGL from the coding sequence tgcCATAATATTTGTGACTCAACATGTCCTTATGGATGCTATCCATACCCTAATATGAACTATTACATGACACCACCAATACCACCACCAACACCAATCGAATCGAGCAACAAAGTTGTTCAAAACATTTTACCTTATATTATTATATCCATCGCGTTATTTGTTAGCTTGTTCCTACTCGTTAGCTACTACATAATCATCGTAAGAAATTGCTCGAATTGGAATCGTAGAAGAACGAGAGGAGAAGGCGATAACGGTGAGTCGATTAATGATCATCCAATTTGGTACATCAATACTATGGGAATTGAGACTTCTTTAATCAATTTGATTACAATTTTCAAGTACCAAACAGGGGATGGTTTAATTGATGGAACAGAGTGCTCTGTTTGTTTGAATGAATTTCAAGATGATGATTCACTTAAGTTGTTACCTAAATGTAACCATGCTTTTCACATCGATTGTATTGATATGTGGATTAGATCACACGTTAATTGCCCGTTGTGTCGTGCTCCTATCATCTCCAACACTGTTGTTGCACCCGTGGGATCATCAATAATCGTTCCCATATCGAGTACTAATGATGATATTGGTTCAATTGTAGAaatgaacaacaacaatgaGGCTAGAGAAGGGGAATTTCAAGAAAACGATGATCATGATGAACGTAATGAAACATCGAAAAAAGATGttgaaatattacaaaaaatgCGAAGGTCAGTATCTATGGATTCTTCAATTGCTACAAATATAGGACTACAAAGTATAAAAAAGTGTGTTGAGACAAAAAGAAATGAGGGaacaagttcaaattcaagaatcCAAAGGGTTATGGACAGTGCTTCTTCAATGAAAAGATCATTTTCTTATGGTGGGAGGTCATTTTTTTCGAAAAGTAAGAGAAATGAGTCGTGCTCGGGGCTCTAA